A section of the Microbacterium forte genome encodes:
- a CDS encoding ABC transporter ATP-binding protein, which yields MSLLELRGAGFAYGSHRVLDDISLSLDEGDSLGLVGESGAGKSTILRLLLGLAVPREGQVLFDGELLSLRDRAQMRRFRASVQPVFQDPYSSLDPRQRIDRIIGEPLRSLRLASGADAQRRIAESLESVGLPADTAHRYPHEFSGGQRQRIAIARAVVSRPRVLLADEPVSALDVTTRVQVLELLDRLRRENGLSLVMVSHDLTAIASACDRTVVLKNGHVVEQGATASVLHAPQDPYTRALVDAVPRLPR from the coding sequence ATGAGCCTTCTCGAACTGCGCGGCGCCGGCTTCGCGTACGGCTCTCATCGAGTGCTCGACGACATCTCGCTGAGCCTCGATGAAGGCGACTCCCTCGGGCTCGTGGGCGAGTCGGGTGCCGGCAAATCGACGATCCTGCGTCTGCTGCTCGGCCTCGCCGTGCCTCGGGAGGGGCAGGTGCTGTTCGACGGCGAGCTCCTGTCGCTGCGCGATCGCGCGCAGATGCGTCGCTTCCGCGCGAGCGTACAGCCCGTGTTCCAAGACCCGTATTCGTCGCTCGACCCCCGTCAGCGCATCGACCGCATCATCGGCGAGCCGCTTCGGTCACTGCGCCTGGCATCCGGTGCCGACGCCCAGCGCCGCATCGCCGAATCCCTCGAGTCGGTCGGCCTTCCCGCCGACACCGCGCACCGTTATCCCCACGAGTTCTCGGGCGGACAGCGTCAGCGCATCGCCATCGCACGGGCCGTCGTCTCCCGTCCGCGGGTTCTGCTCGCCGATGAGCCCGTGAGCGCTCTCGACGTCACCACCCGGGTGCAGGTGCTCGAGCTGCTCGACCGCCTGCGCCGCGAGAACGGCCTGTCGCTCGTGATGGTGTCGCACGACCTCACGGCCATCGCCTCGGCGTGCGACCGGACAGTCGTGCTGAAGAACGGTCACGTGGTGGAGCAGGGTGCCACGGCATCCGTGCTGCACGCCCCGCAGGATCCGTACACGCGGGCGCTGGTCGACGCCGTTCCGCGCCTCCCCCGCTGA
- a CDS encoding ABC transporter permease: MSRVAEQLITGSVPVRRRPKATLLIGLALTGVIVLIALVSLFWLPYPLADTSGSRLEGPSALHLLGTDRLGRDLLSQLMWGARIALIVGTCSVAIAAVLGTIVGLIAAFSRPWVDDTLSAGLDVVIAFPVLLLAMLVVAVQGASLWSAVLAIGLAMSAVVARLTRILSRRVLQEQFVTAARTSGTGVLGIVMQHVLPNIAPTLAVSLALQFGAAVLAEASLSYLGLGAPPPNASWGRMLQEAQGTVLTAPVGAIAPGIAIIALVLGVNFLADGLRDLADPTRRRSR; encoded by the coding sequence ATGAGCCGCGTCGCCGAGCAGTTGATCACCGGCTCCGTCCCCGTGCGGCGCCGACCGAAGGCGACCCTGCTGATCGGACTCGCGCTCACCGGCGTCATCGTGCTGATCGCCCTCGTCTCGCTGTTCTGGCTGCCGTACCCGCTCGCCGACACCAGTGGCAGCCGCCTCGAGGGCCCGAGCGCCCTGCACCTGCTCGGCACCGACCGTCTCGGCCGTGACCTGCTGTCGCAGCTCATGTGGGGTGCGCGGATCGCTCTGATCGTCGGCACCTGCTCTGTCGCGATCGCCGCCGTGCTCGGCACGATCGTCGGCCTGATCGCCGCCTTCTCTCGCCCCTGGGTCGACGACACGCTCTCAGCGGGGCTCGACGTCGTCATCGCGTTCCCCGTGCTGCTGCTCGCGATGCTCGTCGTCGCCGTGCAGGGCGCCTCGCTCTGGTCTGCGGTGCTCGCGATCGGTCTCGCGATGTCGGCAGTCGTCGCGCGTCTCACCCGCATCCTCTCGCGCCGCGTGCTGCAGGAGCAGTTCGTCACCGCCGCGCGCACCAGCGGCACGGGTGTTCTCGGCATCGTGATGCAGCACGTGCTGCCCAACATCGCGCCGACACTCGCCGTCAGTCTCGCGCTGCAGTTCGGTGCCGCCGTGCTCGCCGAGGCGAGCCTGTCGTACCTCGGACTCGGCGCCCCGCCGCCCAACGCCTCGTGGGGTCGGATGCTGCAGGAGGCGCAAGGCACCGTGCTCACCGCCCCGGTGGGCGCGATCGCCCCCGGCATCGCGATCATCGCCCTGGTGCTCGGAGTCAACTTCCTCGCCGACGGCCTGCGCGATCTCGCCGACCCGACCCGCAGGAGGAGCCGATGA
- a CDS encoding GAF domain-containing protein, which produces MVVSWQVSRDGPPEASRLLIERAHEELIAGNLEDHRLQQVRPLVRESWVRSWRGRVGPEEAPRIELVTEELEAYRLAHPLASAMDMIRALLLPGTPEEAGVVVAVGDQAGRLLWIEGDRQLQSLTEGMGFVAGANWAENAVGTTAPGTALTLDQSVQIRGAEHYNRLVHPWSCTAAPVRDPETRRVLGVIDVTGGDEVVSTQARLLVDATARAVESELMVARLRARSEAPRPATFSSRAKPTTRATLHVLGRDRARLETETELEESMIELSARHAAILLMLAVNRQGLSAERLSELVYGPEASADTLRPEMVRLRKVLEKHAPSLVPESRPYRLTVPLETDAHDVLSLLDRGAHRVALTAYRGPVLPESTSPGVEEFRESVRAALRETMLSEASLDVLLEYAEIPEGQGDAAALRLALEMLPARSPKRAGLVARIERIEDR; this is translated from the coding sequence GTGGTTGTGTCGTGGCAGGTGTCACGTGATGGCCCTCCTGAGGCCTCTCGTCTCCTGATCGAGCGCGCGCATGAAGAGCTGATCGCCGGCAACCTCGAAGATCATCGACTGCAGCAGGTGCGTCCTCTCGTCCGTGAGTCGTGGGTGCGGTCGTGGCGAGGCCGGGTCGGGCCCGAGGAGGCGCCGCGGATCGAGCTGGTGACCGAGGAGCTCGAGGCCTATCGACTCGCGCATCCGCTCGCATCCGCCATGGACATGATCCGCGCGCTGCTCCTGCCCGGCACCCCCGAGGAGGCGGGGGTCGTCGTCGCCGTGGGCGATCAGGCCGGTCGGCTGCTGTGGATCGAAGGCGACCGCCAACTGCAGTCGCTCACCGAGGGCATGGGATTCGTCGCCGGCGCGAACTGGGCAGAGAACGCCGTCGGCACGACGGCACCGGGCACGGCTCTCACCCTCGATCAGTCGGTGCAGATCCGCGGGGCCGAGCACTACAACCGGCTGGTGCATCCGTGGTCGTGCACCGCGGCACCGGTCCGCGACCCCGAGACGCGGCGGGTGCTCGGAGTGATCGATGTCACGGGTGGTGACGAGGTCGTCTCGACCCAGGCGCGGTTGCTGGTCGACGCCACGGCGCGCGCCGTCGAGTCCGAGCTGATGGTGGCGCGGCTTCGGGCGCGCAGCGAGGCCCCACGCCCCGCGACGTTCTCGTCGCGCGCCAAGCCCACGACCCGCGCGACCCTGCACGTGCTCGGGCGAGACAGAGCGCGTCTCGAGACCGAGACCGAGCTCGAGGAGTCGATGATCGAGCTGAGCGCCCGACATGCCGCGATCCTGCTCATGCTCGCAGTGAACCGCCAGGGCCTGTCTGCCGAGCGACTGAGCGAACTCGTGTACGGACCCGAAGCGTCTGCCGACACGCTGCGTCCTGAGATGGTGCGCCTGCGCAAGGTTCTCGAGAAGCACGCGCCCAGCCTCGTTCCGGAGTCCCGGCCCTACCGACTGACGGTGCCGCTCGAGACCGATGCGCACGACGTGCTCTCGCTGCTCGACCGAGGCGCACATCGTGTCGCCCTCACCGCCTATCGCGGCCCTGTGCTTCCCGAGTCGACCTCGCCGGGTGTGGAGGAGTTCCGTGAGTCGGTGAGAGCGGCGCTGCGCGAGACGATGCTGTCGGAGGCGAGCCTCGACGTTCTGTTGGAATACGCGGAGATCCCGGAAGGGCAGGGGGATGCCGCGGCGCTGCGTCTCGCTCTCGAGATGCTGCCGGCCCGGTCTCCGAAGCGCGCCGGACTCGTCGCGCGCATCGAACGCATCGAAGATCGCTGA
- a CDS encoding DUF779 domain-containing protein, producing MVSIGTYQRVDVTDAAASLIRDLTVQHGPLMFHQSGGCCDGSSPMCYPVGMFITGPGDVLLGALDVGVDSPVEVFMSESQFEYWKYTHLTIDVVPGRGAGFSVEGPTGMRFLIRSRMLNDAELEYFGLAGSAGSTAAD from the coding sequence ATGGTGAGCATCGGCACCTATCAGCGGGTCGACGTGACGGATGCCGCGGCATCCCTCATCCGCGACCTCACCGTGCAGCATGGGCCGCTGATGTTCCACCAGTCGGGCGGATGCTGCGACGGATCGTCGCCCATGTGCTACCCCGTGGGGATGTTCATCACAGGTCCGGGCGATGTGCTGCTGGGCGCACTCGACGTGGGGGTGGACTCCCCGGTCGAGGTCTTCATGTCGGAGTCGCAGTTCGAGTACTGGAAGTACACGCACCTCACGATCGACGTCGTGCCGGGGCGTGGCGCGGGGTTCTCGGTCGAGGGACCGACGGGAATGCGGTTCCTGATCCGCTCGCGGATGCTGAACGACGCGGAGCTGGAGTACTTCGGGCTCGCGGGTTCGGCGGGATCCACGGCTGCGGACTGA
- the exaC gene encoding acetaldehyde dehydrogenase ExaC: protein MTIVEEDVSTASASSAYAAPGQPGAIATYRPRYGHYIGGEFVDPVKGQFFDNVSPVNGKPFTEVGRGTVEDIDRAVDVAWKAFASWGKTSPAERSVILNRIADRIEQHLEEIAVAETWENGKPVRETLAADIPLAVDHFRYFAGVLRAQEGGISQLDENTVAYHFHEPLGVVGQIIPWNFPILMAVWKLAPALAAGNCVVIKPAEQTPASLLFLFDIIGDLLPAGVVNIVNGFGIEAGAPLAQHKRIRKVAFTGETTTGRLIMQYASQNLIPVTLELGGKSPNVFFEDVARDTADPFYDKALEGFTMFALNQGEVCTCPSRALIQRSIYDGFLADGLERVGKVIQGNPLDPATMIGAQASNDQLEKILSYIDIGKQGGARLLTGGDRVDLGGDLSDGYYVAPTVFEGTNDMRIFQEEIFGPVLSVTSFDNFDDAISIANDTLYGLGAGVWSRSGDTAYRAGRAIEAGRVWTNTYHQYPAHAAFGGYKQSGVGRENHKMMLDHYQQTKNLLVSYAEGPMGFF, encoded by the coding sequence ATGACCATCGTCGAAGAAGACGTGTCCACCGCATCCGCGTCGTCCGCCTACGCCGCTCCCGGCCAGCCGGGCGCCATCGCGACCTATCGCCCCCGGTACGGCCATTACATCGGCGGCGAGTTCGTGGACCCGGTCAAAGGGCAGTTCTTCGACAACGTCAGTCCGGTCAACGGCAAGCCCTTCACCGAGGTGGGCCGCGGAACAGTCGAAGACATCGACCGTGCCGTCGACGTCGCCTGGAAGGCGTTCGCGAGCTGGGGCAAGACCAGCCCGGCTGAACGATCGGTGATCCTCAACAGGATCGCCGATCGCATCGAGCAGCACCTCGAGGAGATCGCCGTCGCCGAGACCTGGGAGAACGGCAAGCCCGTGCGCGAGACGCTCGCCGCCGACATCCCTCTCGCAGTCGATCACTTCCGGTACTTCGCCGGCGTGCTCCGTGCGCAGGAGGGCGGCATCAGCCAGCTCGACGAGAACACCGTCGCGTATCACTTCCACGAGCCGCTCGGAGTGGTCGGTCAGATCATCCCGTGGAACTTCCCGATCCTGATGGCGGTGTGGAAGCTCGCGCCGGCGCTCGCCGCAGGCAACTGCGTGGTCATCAAGCCCGCGGAGCAGACCCCGGCATCCCTGCTCTTCCTCTTCGACATCATCGGAGACCTGCTGCCGGCCGGTGTCGTGAACATCGTCAACGGCTTCGGCATCGAGGCAGGTGCACCGCTCGCGCAGCACAAGCGCATCCGCAAGGTCGCCTTCACGGGTGAGACCACGACGGGGCGCCTGATCATGCAGTACGCGTCGCAGAACCTGATCCCGGTCACCCTCGAACTCGGAGGCAAGAGCCCGAACGTCTTCTTCGAGGATGTCGCGCGCGACACCGCCGACCCGTTCTACGACAAGGCACTCGAGGGCTTCACGATGTTCGCGCTGAATCAGGGCGAGGTCTGCACGTGCCCGTCGCGCGCGTTGATCCAGCGGTCGATCTACGACGGGTTCCTCGCCGACGGACTCGAGCGCGTCGGCAAGGTGATCCAGGGCAACCCGCTCGACCCGGCCACGATGATCGGCGCGCAGGCGTCGAACGACCAGCTGGAGAAGATCCTCAGCTACATCGACATCGGAAAGCAGGGCGGCGCGCGGCTGCTCACGGGAGGCGATCGCGTCGACCTCGGCGGCGACCTCAGCGACGGGTACTACGTCGCACCGACCGTGTTCGAGGGCACGAACGACATGCGCATCTTCCAGGAGGAGATCTTCGGGCCGGTGCTGTCGGTCACCTCGTTCGACAACTTCGACGATGCGATCTCGATCGCCAACGACACGCTCTACGGTCTGGGCGCCGGAGTCTGGAGCCGCAGCGGTGACACGGCATATCGTGCGGGGCGTGCGATCGAGGCCGGTCGCGTCTGGACCAACACGTATCACCAGTACCCGGCGCACGCAGCGTTCGGTGGATACAAGCAGTCGGGCGTCGGGCGCGAGAACCACAAGATGATGCTCGACCACTACCAGCAGACCAAGAACCTCCTGGTCTCGTATGCGGAGGGCCCGATGGGTTTCTTCTGA
- a CDS encoding ABC transporter permease has protein sequence MLAYLIRRLAFLVVSLVVAMIAIFVLLRLLPGDPANALLSVNATSEQIAAARAQVGSDQPLLQQFTTWAGQLLRFDLGESFLSSRPVGPDIADRLAVTLPLTLIAFAVALLVSLVIGITAAVKSDRWYGIALSGFAQLGVAVPVFWVGVVLVWVFALGLGLLPSGGFPRDDWEDPADALRSLALPVITIVIVMSASLSRYVRSATLDVIGSDYLRTARAGGSGTAEALLRHGVRNGSVPVVAILGIELSTTLLGAVVVESVFTLPGLGSLLLSAIEQHDFQVIQGVLVVSTLFVLLVGFAADIVQRLIDPRLRTSVSGNR, from the coding sequence ATGCTCGCTTATCTGATCCGCCGTCTCGCCTTCCTCGTGGTGTCGCTCGTCGTCGCGATGATCGCGATCTTCGTGCTGCTGCGCCTGCTTCCCGGCGACCCGGCGAACGCCCTGCTCTCGGTCAATGCCACTTCTGAGCAGATCGCCGCGGCCCGCGCGCAGGTCGGTTCCGACCAGCCCCTGCTGCAGCAGTTCACGACCTGGGCGGGGCAGCTGCTGCGATTCGACCTCGGTGAGTCCTTCCTGAGCTCGCGTCCGGTCGGCCCCGACATCGCCGACCGCCTCGCCGTGACCCTTCCGCTCACGCTCATCGCGTTCGCCGTCGCGCTGCTCGTCTCGCTCGTGATCGGCATCACCGCGGCTGTGAAGTCCGACCGCTGGTACGGCATCGCGCTCTCCGGTTTCGCGCAGCTCGGCGTCGCGGTTCCCGTCTTCTGGGTGGGCGTCGTGCTCGTCTGGGTCTTCGCTCTCGGACTCGGCCTGCTGCCTTCGGGCGGCTTCCCCCGAGACGACTGGGAGGATCCGGCCGATGCCCTGCGCTCGCTCGCCCTGCCGGTGATCACCATCGTGATCGTGATGAGCGCCTCTCTCAGCCGGTACGTGCGGTCGGCCACCCTCGACGTGATCGGCAGCGACTACCTGCGCACCGCCCGGGCCGGGGGTTCCGGCACTGCCGAAGCGCTTCTGCGTCACGGTGTGCGCAACGGCTCGGTGCCCGTCGTCGCGATCCTCGGAATCGAGCTGTCGACGACGCTCCTCGGCGCGGTCGTGGTCGAGAGCGTCTTCACTCTCCCCGGTCTCGGCAGCCTGCTGCTGTCGGCCATCGAGCAGCACGACTTCCAGGTCATCCAGGGCGTCCTCGTGGTCAGCACCCTCTTCGTGCTGCTCGTCGGATTCGCCGCCGACATCGTGCAGCGCCTGATCGATCCGCGTCTGCGCACGAGCGTCTCGGGCAACCGATGA
- a CDS encoding CCA tRNA nucleotidyltransferase → MLNMADGLVRLGALAENPVVRTLAGAFEAAGFDLAVVGGPVRDALIGRPTHDLDFTTNAMPDDILRIVKPISTAQWDIGRAFGTIGARVQGEQVEVTTYRADSYDGVTRKPTVEFGDTIEADLHRRDFTVNAMALLVPAVKLVDPTGGVEDLIAGVLRTPASPHVSFGDDPLRMLRAARFSAQLGFRIDDDTFDAITQLRATLEIVSPERIQSELVRLMQTDDPVRGIRVLVETGLIEEFLPEVSALRLEVDEHHHHKDVYEHSLTVLNQAISLEQSRNPGAEPDVALRIAALLHDIGKPRTRKLEDGGVVTFHHHDVVGARMARKRLQALRFDTDTTEAVSKLIELHLRFFGYAEGAWTDAAVRRYVRDAGDQLERLHILTRADVTTRNKRKAGRLASAYDDIESRIAALREQEELDSIRPELDGNQIQSILGIAPGREVGEAYRFLLELRLDEGVIGTDAAEQRLREWWAARA, encoded by the coding sequence ATGCTCAATATGGCTGACGGCCTCGTCCGTCTCGGCGCGCTCGCCGAGAACCCGGTCGTCCGCACCCTCGCCGGGGCGTTCGAGGCAGCGGGCTTCGACCTCGCCGTGGTCGGCGGACCCGTGCGTGACGCGCTGATCGGCAGGCCGACGCACGACCTCGACTTCACGACGAACGCGATGCCGGACGACATCCTGCGCATCGTCAAGCCGATCTCGACCGCCCAGTGGGACATCGGCCGCGCATTCGGCACCATCGGCGCGCGTGTGCAGGGCGAACAGGTCGAGGTCACGACGTACCGGGCCGACAGCTATGACGGCGTGACCCGCAAGCCGACCGTCGAGTTCGGCGACACGATCGAGGCCGACCTGCACCGACGCGACTTCACCGTCAACGCGATGGCGCTGCTCGTGCCGGCTGTGAAGCTCGTGGACCCGACCGGGGGAGTCGAAGACCTCATCGCAGGTGTCCTGCGCACGCCGGCGAGCCCTCACGTGTCGTTCGGCGACGACCCGCTGCGCATGCTGCGCGCCGCGCGCTTCAGCGCTCAGCTCGGCTTCCGCATCGACGACGACACGTTCGACGCGATCACTCAGCTGCGAGCGACTCTCGAGATCGTGAGCCCGGAGCGCATCCAGTCGGAGCTCGTGCGGCTCATGCAGACCGACGACCCCGTGCGCGGCATCCGCGTGCTCGTCGAGACAGGTCTGATCGAGGAGTTCCTGCCCGAGGTGAGCGCTCTGCGGCTCGAGGTCGACGAGCACCACCACCACAAGGACGTCTACGAGCACTCGCTCACGGTGCTCAACCAGGCGATCTCGCTCGAGCAGTCGCGCAACCCCGGGGCTGAACCTGACGTCGCACTGCGCATCGCCGCGCTTCTGCACGACATCGGCAAGCCCCGCACTCGCAAGCTCGAAGACGGCGGCGTCGTCACCTTCCACCACCACGACGTGGTCGGGGCGAGAATGGCGCGCAAGCGTCTGCAGGCGCTGCGGTTCGACACGGACACGACCGAGGCCGTGTCGAAGCTGATCGAACTGCATCTGCGGTTCTTCGGCTACGCCGAGGGCGCCTGGACGGATGCCGCGGTGCGCCGCTACGTGCGCGATGCGGGCGACCAGCTCGAACGCCTGCACATCCTCACTCGCGCCGACGTCACCACGCGGAACAAGCGCAAGGCAGGGCGGCTCGCCTCGGCCTACGACGACATCGAGTCGCGCATCGCCGCGTTGCGCGAGCAGGAGGAGCTCGACTCCATCCGCCCGGAGCTCGACGGCAACCAGATCCAGAGCATCCTCGGCATCGCGCCCGGCCGCGAGGTCGGCGAGGCCTACCGATTCCTGCTCGAGCTGCGCCTCGACGAGGGTGTCATCGGAACGGATGCCGCTGAGCAGCGCCTTCGCGAATGGTGGGCCGCCCGGGCCTGA
- a CDS encoding ABC transporter ATP-binding protein, giving the protein MSILDVSGLTVRSASGALVRDVSFSLAPGERLGLIGESGSGKSLTSLAVTGLLPDSLTASGSVLLDEHQVVGARDADLRPLRGPVAQIVFQEPLTALDPLMRVGRQIAEPLRRHLGLRGAELRSAVAAALDEVALTDPRIARAYPHELSGGQRQRVAIAIALAAKPQLLIADEPTTALDVTVQDAVLALLERLVAERGMALLFISHDLAVVSRMVDRIVVLRDGLVVEEGTVAQVLRNPVEPYTRMLVDSARALDAFLDATEAGA; this is encoded by the coding sequence ATGAGCATCCTCGACGTCTCAGGCCTCACCGTGCGTTCGGCATCGGGCGCACTCGTGCGCGATGTGTCGTTCTCACTCGCACCCGGCGAGCGTCTGGGCCTGATCGGCGAATCCGGGTCGGGCAAGTCGCTCACCTCGCTCGCCGTCACCGGTCTGCTTCCTGATTCGCTCACGGCCTCCGGGTCGGTGCTGCTCGACGAACACCAGGTGGTCGGTGCGCGGGATGCCGACCTCAGGCCTCTGCGCGGACCCGTCGCGCAGATCGTGTTCCAGGAGCCGCTCACCGCGCTCGATCCGCTGATGCGGGTGGGACGCCAGATCGCCGAACCGCTGCGTCGACACCTCGGCCTGCGCGGTGCCGAGCTGCGTTCTGCGGTGGCGGCCGCCCTCGACGAGGTCGCTCTCACCGACCCGCGCATCGCTCGCGCCTACCCGCACGAGCTCTCGGGTGGTCAGCGGCAGCGGGTCGCTATCGCGATCGCCCTCGCCGCCAAGCCGCAGCTGCTCATCGCCGACGAGCCGACGACCGCTCTCGACGTGACGGTGCAGGACGCCGTGCTTGCCCTGCTCGAGCGTCTCGTCGCCGAGCGAGGCATGGCGCTGCTGTTCATCAGCCACGATCTCGCCGTCGTGTCGCGCATGGTCGATCGCATCGTCGTCCTGCGCGATGGGCTCGTGGTCGAAGAGGGCACGGTCGCCCAGGTGCTGCGGAACCCTGTGGAGCCGTATACGCGGATGCTGGTCGACAGCGCTCGCGCACTCGACGCGTTCCTCGATGCGACGGAGGCGGGCGCATGA
- a CDS encoding alkaline phosphatase family protein has protein sequence MTGEQSESPTAPEPSRRGFLKMGGAALAGAVIGGAGGAAIGVNVANQRKGFASDPDPFAALTPRSEPGFDHLVVVMGENRSFDNLLGYLYSKETLPKGEKFEGLAFGTHSNTAADGTVVDAHVYTGDTDRIMSLPDPDPGEEYPHVNTQIFGTVDPKDNADLFVDQMSAPFNAPTHGEKATMSGFLEDYIINFRRLRKGVEPKPEEAAHIMGSFSPEMLPVLSTLASEFAVFDHWYAGVPSQTFCNRSFFHASTSHGFVTNQAGGGYRKWLDAPAAPTVFNRLEDEKVSWKIYIDKLQLVSFTGMLHAAVLEKYWRTEHFGTMEDFYAEAKNGTLPAYAFIEPRMVYDHNDFHPPFGSPRESVVDGEPVYDSAISDVRAGDRLIHDIYEAVRTSASPQGSNAVNTLLLITFDEHGGCYDHVPPPSATKPTKDTGAGEMGFTFDRLGCRVPAIAVSAYTRRGTIVHDEMHHGSVTATLSRLHGLKPLNDRDQSANTLFAAVNLDQPRHPADWPVTTPAYTPPNPERAEPKPGDPTEMKPLTPPARGLLGLLIAKYGKPGEPEPETFADAYRLLHEHGEELFGPAAK, from the coding sequence GTGACCGGAGAACAGAGCGAGTCCCCCACCGCGCCTGAGCCCTCCCGGCGAGGATTCCTCAAGATGGGCGGCGCCGCACTGGCCGGCGCCGTGATCGGCGGCGCCGGAGGTGCGGCGATCGGTGTGAACGTCGCGAATCAGCGAAAGGGCTTCGCCTCCGACCCCGATCCGTTCGCCGCGCTGACTCCGCGCAGCGAACCCGGCTTCGACCACCTCGTCGTGGTGATGGGCGAGAACCGGTCGTTCGACAACCTGCTCGGCTATCTGTACTCAAAGGAGACGCTTCCGAAAGGCGAGAAGTTCGAGGGTCTCGCTTTCGGCACGCACAGCAACACCGCGGCCGACGGCACGGTCGTCGACGCACACGTCTACACCGGAGACACCGACCGGATCATGAGCCTGCCCGACCCCGACCCGGGCGAGGAGTATCCGCACGTCAACACGCAGATCTTCGGCACGGTCGACCCGAAGGACAACGCCGACCTGTTCGTCGATCAGATGTCGGCCCCGTTCAACGCACCGACACACGGCGAGAAGGCGACGATGTCGGGGTTCCTCGAGGATTACATCATCAACTTCCGCCGCCTGCGCAAGGGCGTCGAGCCCAAGCCCGAGGAGGCCGCGCACATCATGGGCTCCTTCTCCCCTGAGATGCTGCCCGTGCTGTCGACGCTCGCCTCCGAGTTCGCGGTGTTCGACCACTGGTATGCCGGGGTTCCGTCGCAGACGTTCTGCAACCGGTCGTTCTTCCACGCGTCGACCTCGCACGGCTTCGTCACCAACCAGGCGGGCGGCGGCTACCGCAAGTGGCTCGACGCCCCTGCGGCGCCGACGGTGTTCAATCGGCTCGAAGACGAGAAGGTCAGCTGGAAGATCTACATCGACAAGCTCCAGCTGGTGTCGTTCACGGGGATGCTGCACGCCGCAGTGCTCGAGAAGTACTGGCGCACCGAGCACTTCGGCACGATGGAGGACTTCTACGCAGAGGCGAAGAACGGCACCCTGCCGGCATACGCGTTCATCGAACCGCGCATGGTCTACGACCACAACGACTTCCACCCGCCGTTCGGGTCGCCTCGCGAGAGTGTCGTCGACGGCGAGCCCGTCTACGACAGCGCGATCTCCGATGTCCGGGCCGGAGACCGTCTGATCCACGACATCTACGAGGCGGTGCGCACCAGCGCGTCGCCCCAGGGCTCGAACGCGGTCAACACCCTGCTGCTCATCACCTTCGACGAGCACGGCGGGTGCTACGACCATGTGCCTCCCCCCTCGGCGACGAAGCCGACGAAGGACACCGGGGCGGGCGAGATGGGTTTCACGTTCGATCGACTCGGATGCCGTGTGCCGGCGATCGCGGTGTCGGCGTACACGCGTCGAGGAACCATCGTCCACGACGAGATGCACCACGGGTCGGTCACGGCCACCCTCTCGCGCCTGCACGGCCTGAAGCCGCTCAACGACCGCGACCAGTCGGCGAACACGCTCTTCGCCGCCGTGAACCTCGACCAGCCCCGGCATCCCGCCGACTGGCCCGTCACGACACCCGCCTACACGCCGCCGAACCCCGAGCGTGCGGAGCCGAAGCCCGGTGACCCCACCGAGATGAAACCGCTCACCCCGCCTGCCCGAGGTCTGCTCGGTCTGCTGATCGCCAAGTACGGCAAGCCGGGCGAACCCGAGCCCGAGACGTTCGCCGACGCCTACCGGCTGCTGCACGAGCACGGCGAGGAGCTGTTCGGCCCCGCGGCCAAGTAG